The following coding sequences lie in one Pseudomonas svalbardensis genomic window:
- a CDS encoding alpha/beta fold hydrolase, producing the protein MLLLVVAIAVFVAWSWLSYPAIGHWLYDLNMSIEAKLYGLHKIVVPIAEMTVSTWQGGPYEASSSVLMLHGFSADKNIWLRFARHFVGNYRVIIPDIAGHGETGFKAGGGYDIPLQAKRMIQLLDVCGVEKVHVIGNSMGGYMAAWLAATYPDRIVSVALIDPAGVTAPEASDLERHLAKGHNPFLIHSREEFQRFYAMTMAEPPWVPKVMLDAIAQRYEQQCEELEEIFKDLRASPPMEPKLPDIKCQALLLWGHKDRLIDVSSVAIWSKGIADLRVEVWDHTGHMPMVEQPTNTARLYREFLASLRSELPV; encoded by the coding sequence ATGCTTTTGTTGGTTGTCGCAATCGCAGTTTTCGTGGCCTGGAGCTGGTTGAGTTACCCGGCCATCGGTCATTGGCTCTATGACTTGAACATGTCGATAGAGGCCAAGCTGTATGGACTGCACAAAATTGTCGTGCCGATCGCCGAAATGACCGTCTCGACCTGGCAAGGCGGGCCGTACGAAGCGTCGAGCAGCGTGCTGATGCTCCACGGTTTCAGCGCCGACAAAAACATCTGGCTGCGCTTTGCCCGGCACTTTGTCGGCAACTATCGGGTGATCATCCCCGACATCGCCGGCCATGGCGAAACCGGCTTCAAGGCGGGCGGTGGCTACGACATTCCCTTGCAGGCCAAGCGGATGATCCAGTTGCTCGATGTCTGCGGCGTCGAGAAAGTCCATGTGATCGGCAACTCGATGGGCGGTTACATGGCAGCGTGGCTGGCGGCCACGTACCCGGATCGCATTGTTTCGGTGGCCCTGATCGACCCGGCAGGTGTCACCGCCCCCGAAGCCAGCGACCTGGAGCGCCATTTGGCCAAGGGCCACAACCCGTTCCTGATTCATTCACGCGAAGAATTCCAGCGCTTCTACGCCATGACCATGGCCGAACCGCCGTGGGTACCCAAGGTGATGCTGGACGCCATCGCGCAACGCTATGAACAGCAATGCGAGGAGCTGGAAGAAATCTTCAAGGACTTGCGCGCCAGCCCGCCGATGGAGCCGAAACTGCCCGACATCAAGTGCCAGGCACTTTTGCTGTGGGGACACAAGGACCGCTTGATCGATGTCAGCAGCGTGGCGATCTGGAGCAAAGGCATCGCCGATCTGCGAGTGGAAGTCTGGGACCACACCGGCCATATGCCGATGGTGGAACAACCGACGAACACGGCGCGGCTGTATCGGGAATTTTTGGCATCGCTACGTTCGGAACTTCCTGTGTAG